A window from Dysidea avara chromosome 2, odDysAvar1.4, whole genome shotgun sequence encodes these proteins:
- the LOC136247569 gene encoding uncharacterized protein, translated as MLRIRLWMKELESNTISCCTANMSDKDALQTDVIVRKLHHYTLLKQDLSKTNSFCPDHGHTDAIMWKISCAIHRFGQQMRGLECLQGTSAFRRSFCLDKCVRKKSINSCIYQWLNFNV; from the exons ATGTTGAGAATAAGATTATGGATGAAAGAATTG GAGTCTAACACAATTAGTTGTTGTACAGCAAACATGAGTGATAAGGATGCTTTACAAACTGATGTCATTGTCAGGAAG TTACATCACTACACTTTACTCAAACAAGACCTCAGCAAGACAAACTCCTTCTGTCCTGATCACGGACACACGGACGCAATCATGTGGAAAATTTCATGTGCAATTCATCGGTTTGGTCAGCAGATGAGAGGACTAGAATGTCTACAAGGAACAAGTGCTTTCAGAAGATCATTTTGTTTAGACAAGTGTGTCCGCAAGAAGTCCATCAATAGTTGTATCTACCAGTGGCTAAATTTTAATGTGTAA